One window of Brevibacterium pigmentatum genomic DNA carries:
- the uvrB gene encoding excinuclease ABC subunit UvrB produces the protein MSSERPLPAIGHRPDVTREVAPFEVVSEYSPSGDQPTAIKEISERLDAGERDIVLLGATGTGKSATTAWLIEQVQRPTLIMAPNKTLAAQLANEFRQLLPNNAVEYFVSYYDYYQPEAYVPQTDTFIEKDSSINDEVERLRHSATNSLLTRRDVVVVSTVSCIYGLGTPEEYVDRMVTLHKGDECDRDELLKRFVSMQYARNDMAFTRGTFRVRGDTVEIIPQYEELALRIEFFGDEIESLQTLHPLTGEIVRDEDTIHVFPASHYVAGENRMATAISGIEEELQKRLSEFESQNKLLEAQRLKMRTTYDLEMMESMGFTSGIENYSRHIDGRDPGSAPNCLLDYFPEDFLLVIDESHVTVPQIGGMYEGDMSRKRTLVEHGFRLPSAMDNRPLKFDEFRERVGQSVYLSATPGNFELGNSNGYVQQIIRPTGLVDPEIKVKPTKGQIDDLLDEIKTRVDANERVLVTTLTKKMAEDLTDYLLEHDIRVQYLHSDVDTLRRVELLTELRAGEFDVLVGINLLREGLDLPEVSLVAILDADKEGFLRSSTSLIQTIGRAARNLNGQVHMYADTITDSMRTAIDETDRRRAIQIAYNEEHGIDPAPLVKRIADITERLQREDEDTRELLTEFDYGKGKRGYNSTLTDEQREAAGKPGSLRPPAADLTELIESLTSQMHTAAAELQFELAARLRDELSDLKQELRQMKEAGHA, from the coding sequence ATGAGCTCAGAACGCCCCCTGCCAGCGATCGGCCACCGCCCCGACGTCACCCGCGAGGTGGCGCCCTTCGAAGTCGTCTCCGAGTACTCGCCCTCCGGTGATCAGCCGACGGCGATCAAGGAGATCTCCGAACGCCTTGACGCGGGGGAGCGCGACATCGTCCTCCTCGGTGCCACCGGTACGGGCAAGTCGGCGACGACGGCATGGCTCATCGAGCAGGTGCAGAGACCGACGCTGATCATGGCGCCGAACAAGACACTGGCAGCACAGCTGGCCAACGAATTCCGACAGCTGCTGCCCAACAATGCTGTCGAGTACTTCGTCTCCTACTACGACTACTACCAGCCGGAAGCCTATGTGCCGCAGACGGACACGTTCATCGAGAAGGACTCCTCGATCAACGACGAAGTCGAGCGTCTGCGCCACTCGGCCACGAACTCTCTGCTGACCAGGCGTGATGTCGTCGTCGTCTCGACGGTGTCGTGCATCTACGGTCTTGGCACTCCGGAGGAGTATGTCGACCGGATGGTCACCCTCCACAAGGGCGACGAATGCGACCGGGACGAACTGCTCAAACGCTTCGTGTCCATGCAGTACGCCCGCAATGATATGGCCTTCACCCGCGGCACCTTCCGGGTCCGCGGAGACACCGTCGAGATCATCCCGCAGTACGAGGAACTCGCTCTGCGGATCGAATTCTTCGGCGATGAGATCGAATCGCTGCAGACCCTCCACCCGCTGACGGGTGAGATCGTCCGCGACGAGGACACCATCCACGTGTTCCCGGCCAGCCACTATGTCGCCGGTGAGAACCGGATGGCGACGGCCATCAGCGGGATCGAGGAGGAGCTGCAGAAACGCCTGAGCGAGTTCGAGTCGCAGAACAAGCTGCTCGAAGCGCAGCGGCTGAAGATGCGCACGACCTATGACCTCGAGATGATGGAGTCGATGGGCTTCACATCCGGGATCGAGAACTACTCCCGGCACATCGACGGTCGCGATCCCGGTTCGGCGCCGAACTGTCTGCTCGACTACTTCCCCGAGGACTTCCTCCTCGTCATCGACGAATCCCATGTCACGGTGCCGCAGATCGGCGGCATGTACGAAGGCGATATGTCGCGCAAGCGCACCCTCGTCGAACATGGATTCCGCCTGCCCAGTGCCATGGACAACCGGCCGCTGAAGTTCGACGAGTTCCGGGAGCGGGTGGGACAGAGCGTGTACCTGTCCGCCACCCCCGGCAACTTCGAACTCGGCAATTCCAACGGCTACGTCCAGCAGATCATCCGTCCCACCGGCCTCGTCGACCCCGAGATCAAGGTCAAACCGACGAAGGGCCAGATCGACGATCTGCTCGATGAGATCAAGACGCGCGTCGACGCGAACGAGCGTGTGCTCGTGACGACGCTGACGAAGAAGATGGCCGAAGATCTCACCGACTATCTGCTCGAACACGACATCCGCGTCCAGTACCTCCACTCCGACGTCGACACTCTTCGCCGTGTGGAACTGCTCACAGAGCTGCGGGCCGGTGAGTTCGATGTGCTGGTCGGCATCAACCTGCTGCGTGAGGGCCTCGACCTTCCCGAAGTCTCCCTCGTGGCGATCCTCGACGCCGACAAGGAAGGCTTCCTCCGGTCATCGACCTCGCTCATCCAGACGATCGGTCGTGCCGCACGTAACCTCAACGGCCAGGTGCACATGTACGCCGATACGATCACGGATTCGATGCGCACCGCCATCGACGAGACCGACCGCAGGCGGGCCATTCAGATCGCCTACAACGAAGAGCACGGAATCGACCCGGCACCGCTGGTCAAGCGGATCGCAGACATCACCGAACGTCTGCAGCGCGAAGACGAGGACACCCGCGAGCTGCTCACCGAATTCGACTACGGAAAGGGCAAGCGCGGTTACAACTCGACGCTGACCGACGAACAGAGGGAAGCCGCCGGCAAGCCCGGTTCGCTGCGTCCGCCGGCTGCCGACCTCACCGAGCTCATCGAATCGCTGACCTCGCAGATGCATACGGCGGCCGCGGAGCTGCAGTTCGAGCTCGCCGCGCGACTGCGTGATGAGCTCTCCGATCTCAAGCAGGAGCTGCGTCAGATGAAGGAGGCCGGGCACGCCTGA
- the coaE gene encoding dephospho-CoA kinase, whose product MLRIGLTGGIGAGKSTVSAMLVDHGAVLVDADKIAREVVEPGQPLLERLAETFGAEVLLPDGSLNRPALASAAFVDSDRTAQLNGLMHPAIRDRTAEHFASHADAEIVVHDVPLLVENSMTPAYHLNLLVDVPAEVRLRRLMDSRGMGRDDAAARISRQADDETRRAACDVIIDNSGSVAETKAAVGHLIESRIRPFAANLTAGRRAPRTVLDLVDPADADWAGDAQRVVAKLRHGTSDEFTVEHIGSTSVPGLPAKDVIDLQLLVPDLIAARELEPRLAELGYPGTEMSDHLGEGGTEPKWFHANTDPGRAVNLHVRTADSVGAHFARAFRDLLTEDAGERERYLQVKRELAAEAKAAGVTDAQMTRTYAESKELYFLEMRRRLVPDSFD is encoded by the coding sequence ATGCTGAGAATCGGTCTCACCGGCGGAATCGGCGCCGGAAAGTCAACGGTGTCCGCGATGCTCGTCGACCACGGGGCAGTGCTCGTCGACGCCGATAAGATCGCCCGCGAAGTCGTCGAACCCGGACAGCCTCTGCTCGAGAGGCTGGCCGAGACCTTCGGGGCCGAGGTGCTGCTGCCCGACGGTTCGCTCAACCGACCGGCCCTGGCATCGGCGGCCTTCGTCGATTCCGACCGCACGGCACAGCTCAATGGACTCATGCATCCGGCGATCCGCGACCGCACGGCCGAACACTTCGCGAGTCACGCCGATGCCGAGATCGTCGTCCACGACGTGCCGCTGCTCGTCGAGAACTCGATGACACCTGCCTACCACCTCAACCTCCTCGTCGATGTGCCCGCCGAGGTGCGGCTGCGCAGACTCATGGACTCCCGCGGAATGGGCCGCGACGACGCCGCCGCACGGATCTCCCGCCAAGCCGACGACGAAACCCGCCGCGCGGCCTGTGACGTCATCATCGACAACTCCGGTTCGGTCGCGGAGACGAAAGCTGCCGTCGGACACCTCATCGAATCGCGGATCCGCCCTTTCGCCGCCAATCTCACGGCCGGCCGGCGGGCCCCGCGAACTGTTCTGGACCTCGTCGACCCCGCAGACGCGGACTGGGCAGGTGACGCACAGCGAGTGGTCGCAAAGCTGAGGCACGGCACCAGCGACGAATTCACCGTCGAACACATCGGCTCCACCTCGGTGCCGGGACTGCCCGCCAAGGACGTCATCGACCTGCAGCTCCTCGTCCCCGATCTCATCGCCGCCCGGGAGCTGGAGCCTCGATTGGCCGAGCTCGGGTATCCGGGCACAGAGATGAGTGACCACCTCGGCGAGGGCGGAACCGAGCCGAAGTGGTTCCACGCGAACACGGATCCTGGTCGGGCCGTCAACCTGCATGTGCGCACAGCCGACTCCGTCGGTGCGCACTTCGCCCGAGCATTCCGGGACCTGCTCACCGAGGATGCGGGGGAGCGGGAGAGGTACCTGCAGGTGAAGCGCGAACTCGCCGCCGAAGCGAAGGCAGCAGGCGTGACGGACGCGCAGATGACGCGAACCTATGCGGAGTCGAAGGAATTGTACTTCCTCGAGATGCGTCGCAGGCTCGTTCCCGACAGCTTCGACTGA
- the rpsA gene encoding 30S ribosomal protein S1 produces MTTTTPESVQPKQVAVNDIGTAEDFLAAVDETIKYFNDGDIVEGEVVKVDRDEVLVDIGYKTEGVILARELSIKHDVDPGEVVEVGDDIEALVLQKEDKEGRLMLSKKRAQYERAWGDIEKIKEDDGVVTGTVIEVVKGGLIVDIGLRGFLPASLVEMRRVRDLAPYIGQQVEAKIIELDKNRNNVVLSRRAWLEQTQSAVRHDFLQTLQKGQVRPGVVSSIVNFGAFVDLGGVDGLVHVSELSWKHIDHPGEVVTVGDEVTVEVLDVDMDRERVSLSLKATQEDPWQHFARTHVIGQIVPGKVTKLVPFGAFVRVEDGIEGLVHISELAVRHVDLPEQVVSVDETIYVKVIDIDLERRRISLSLKQANEGVDPEAEEFLDPALYGMPQEYDEDGNYKYPEGFDPETNEWVEGYEAQRETWEQQYAAAQERWEEHKKQVAKAIAADAEASAADAVGSAEAAPATGSFSSEEANDEGTLASDEALAALREKLAGS; encoded by the coding sequence ATGACCACCACCACGCCGGAATCGGTGCAGCCGAAGCAGGTCGCTGTCAACGACATCGGAACCGCTGAGGATTTCCTCGCCGCCGTCGATGAGACCATCAAGTACTTCAACGATGGCGACATCGTTGAGGGCGAAGTCGTCAAGGTCGACCGTGACGAAGTCCTCGTCGACATCGGATACAAGACGGAAGGCGTCATCCTCGCACGTGAGCTTTCCATCAAGCACGATGTCGATCCCGGCGAAGTCGTCGAGGTCGGGGACGACATCGAAGCCCTCGTCCTTCAGAAGGAAGACAAAGAGGGTCGTCTCATGCTGTCCAAGAAGCGTGCTCAGTACGAGCGCGCCTGGGGCGACATCGAGAAGATCAAGGAAGACGACGGCGTTGTCACCGGCACCGTCATCGAGGTTGTCAAGGGCGGCCTGATCGTCGACATCGGACTGCGCGGCTTCCTGCCCGCATCCCTGGTCGAGATGCGCCGCGTCCGCGACCTCGCTCCCTACATCGGCCAGCAGGTCGAAGCCAAGATCATCGAGCTCGACAAGAACCGCAACAACGTGGTCCTGTCGCGCCGCGCCTGGCTCGAGCAGACCCAGTCGGCCGTCCGCCACGACTTCCTGCAGACCCTGCAGAAGGGCCAGGTCCGTCCTGGTGTCGTGTCCTCCATCGTCAACTTCGGTGCGTTCGTCGACCTCGGTGGTGTCGACGGACTCGTCCACGTCTCCGAACTGTCCTGGAAGCACATCGATCACCCGGGTGAGGTCGTCACCGTGGGTGACGAGGTCACCGTCGAGGTCCTCGACGTCGACATGGACCGTGAGCGCGTTTCGCTGTCGCTCAAGGCCACCCAGGAAGATCCTTGGCAGCACTTCGCTCGCACGCACGTCATCGGTCAGATTGTGCCGGGCAAGGTCACCAAGCTCGTTCCCTTCGGTGCGTTCGTGCGCGTCGAAGACGGCATCGAAGGCCTCGTCCACATCTCCGAGCTGGCCGTGCGCCACGTGGATCTGCCGGAGCAGGTCGTCTCGGTCGACGAGACCATCTACGTCAAGGTCATCGACATCGACCTCGAACGCCGCCGCATCTCGCTGTCGCTGAAGCAGGCGAACGAAGGCGTCGACCCCGAGGCCGAAGAGTTCCTCGACCCCGCTCTCTACGGCATGCCGCAGGAGTACGACGAGGACGGCAACTACAAGTACCCCGAGGGCTTCGACCCCGAGACCAACGAATGGGTCGAGGGCTACGAGGCTCAGCGCGAGACCTGGGAGCAGCAGTACGCCGCCGCTCAGGAACGCTGGGAAGAGCACAAGAAGCAGGTCGCCAAGGCCATCGCAGCGGACGCCGAGGCTTCCGCAGCCGATGCCGTCGGCTCTGCCGAAGCCGCTCCGGCCACCGGATCGTTCTCCTCCGAAGAGGCGAACGACGAGGGCACCCTGGCCAGCGACGAAGCTCTCGCAGCTCTGCGTGAGAAGCTTGCAGGCAGCTGA
- a CDS encoding class I SAM-dependent methyltransferase yields MSEGTDGAEVISGGYLPIDEEASVRANRSYWDNSAEEYLAEHGTFLGASDFIWCPEGIHESDVRLLGDVDRKQVLEVGCGAGQCSRWLAEQGAITTGVDVSAGMLEQASRLQREHPLTTEATPPTFLLADARQLPFASNSFDGAFSSYGALPFVKDAEVVFAEVARVLRRGGQWVFSTTHPMRWMFPDVPGEAGLTVEYSYFDRTPYVELSSDGQPVYAEHHRTMSDWVSLLVDAGFTIDSVTEPEWPEENRTAWGGWSPLRGALMPGTVIFSTTLNKD; encoded by the coding sequence ATGAGCGAAGGAACTGACGGAGCCGAGGTCATCAGCGGTGGCTATCTCCCCATCGACGAAGAGGCTTCAGTCCGGGCCAATCGCAGCTATTGGGACAACTCTGCCGAGGAGTACCTGGCCGAACACGGCACGTTCCTCGGCGCTTCGGATTTCATCTGGTGTCCGGAGGGAATTCACGAATCCGATGTCCGCCTCCTCGGCGACGTCGACCGGAAGCAGGTGCTCGAGGTCGGCTGCGGTGCCGGTCAGTGCTCCCGGTGGCTGGCCGAACAGGGAGCGATCACCACGGGCGTCGACGTCTCCGCCGGAATGCTCGAACAGGCCTCACGTCTGCAGCGGGAACATCCCCTGACCACCGAGGCGACTCCCCCGACATTCCTCCTCGCCGATGCCCGACAGCTGCCGTTTGCGTCGAACAGCTTCGACGGTGCGTTCTCCTCCTATGGGGCCCTGCCCTTCGTCAAGGACGCCGAAGTCGTCTTCGCCGAGGTGGCCAGAGTGCTGCGCAGGGGCGGGCAGTGGGTCTTCTCGACGACCCACCCGATGCGGTGGATGTTCCCCGACGTCCCCGGTGAGGCCGGGCTGACCGTCGAGTATTCGTATTTCGATCGCACTCCGTACGTCGAGCTGTCCTCGGACGGTCAGCCGGTCTACGCCGAGCATCACCGGACGATGAGCGACTGGGTCAGCCTCCTCGTCGACGCCGGCTTCACGATCGATTCGGTGACCGAACCCGAATGGCCGGAAGAGAATCGGACCGCTTGGGGCGGCTGGTCGCCGCTGCGGGGGGCGCTCATGCCCGGCACCGTGATCTTCTCCACCACTCTGAACAAGGACTGA
- the polA gene encoding DNA polymerase I: MSHSNESLLLIDGHSLAYRAFHALPVENFSTSTGQTTNAIYGFISMLINVLRDEEPSHVAVAFDLGRQTFRLEEYPEYKAGRAKTPPEFHPQIDLIKDIVTAMGIRVVTKEGFEADDALATMARMGTEAGAVVEVMSGDKDSFQLATDKVTILYPKRGVSDLNRMTPAAVEEKYGVSPANYRGLAALVGEKADNLLGVPGVGDKTAAKWLTAHGDLPGVLENAESIGGKVGEKLRDHITEVERNYRLNRLLDDVDLGLEFDDLAWGEGDPTELSSLFDQLEFQALGKRLAAIFPEAGTESEPAPTRETSIETVDIDALMTKISDHDVLALDSDATFELGHGQARTLAVSAEPGQAWVVDLAEAGQKAVGKLGSALGGHSLILHSSKLQIKAWESIGLSVTDIAGDTALAAYLLVPDARAYELGQIAADRAGIDLSEPESDSGQLALALDSDVAVTTHGQRAAALLEVHEVLAKAVDDANMTQVYREIELPLVPVLARMEATGIAVDEAGLSNLIDEFTKQAEASAQGAYDAIGHEVNLGSPKQLQTVLFDELDMPKTKRTKTGYTTDAEALAELFVKTEHPFLQHLLAYRDSTKLKQTVVGLLKTVADDGRIHTTYQQTVAATGRLSSLDPNLQNIPVRTESGRRIREIFIADPEVSGGTLLTADYSQIEMRIMAHLSGDAALIQAFKDGEDLHSYVGSKVFGVGIDEVDSEMRSKVKAMSYGLVYGLSAYGLSRQLAIGVDEAKGLMDQYFERFGAVKAYLDDIVEQARAKGFTETIMGRRRYLPALHSDRRQLRDMAERAALNAPIQGSAADIMKIAMLKVAERLKDLQSPMLLQVHDEIIVDVRPDEIDEVRTIVTEEMGSAFELDVPLDVNVGTGRSWHAAAH, translated from the coding sequence GTGAGTCACTCAAACGAATCCCTCCTGCTCATCGACGGACACTCCCTGGCCTACCGGGCCTTCCACGCCCTGCCGGTCGAGAACTTCTCGACCAGCACCGGTCAGACGACGAACGCCATCTACGGCTTCATCTCCATGCTCATCAACGTCCTCCGCGACGAAGAGCCCAGCCATGTGGCCGTGGCCTTCGACCTCGGACGCCAGACCTTCCGACTCGAGGAATACCCCGAGTACAAGGCCGGCCGGGCGAAGACTCCGCCCGAGTTCCACCCGCAGATCGACCTCATCAAGGACATCGTCACGGCGATGGGCATCCGGGTCGTGACGAAGGAGGGCTTCGAGGCCGATGACGCCCTGGCGACGATGGCGAGGATGGGGACCGAGGCCGGTGCGGTCGTCGAGGTGATGAGCGGTGACAAGGATTCGTTCCAGCTCGCCACCGACAAGGTGACGATCCTCTACCCGAAGCGCGGAGTCAGCGATCTCAACCGGATGACTCCGGCCGCGGTCGAGGAGAAGTACGGGGTCAGTCCCGCGAACTACCGAGGACTGGCCGCTCTCGTCGGTGAGAAGGCCGACAATCTGCTCGGCGTGCCCGGAGTCGGTGACAAGACCGCCGCCAAATGGCTCACCGCCCATGGCGACCTGCCCGGAGTGCTGGAGAACGCAGAGTCGATCGGCGGCAAGGTCGGGGAGAAGCTGCGCGACCACATCACCGAGGTGGAGCGGAACTATCGACTCAACCGCCTCCTCGACGACGTCGACCTGGGGCTGGAATTCGATGACCTGGCGTGGGGCGAAGGCGACCCGACCGAGCTGTCGAGCCTGTTCGATCAGCTCGAGTTCCAAGCCCTCGGCAAACGTCTGGCCGCGATCTTCCCCGAAGCCGGCACCGAATCCGAGCCGGCACCGACACGGGAGACGAGCATCGAGACCGTCGACATCGACGCACTGATGACGAAGATCTCCGACCACGATGTGCTGGCGCTCGATTCGGATGCCACCTTCGAACTCGGCCATGGTCAGGCACGGACCCTCGCGGTCTCCGCCGAACCCGGGCAGGCGTGGGTCGTCGACCTCGCCGAGGCGGGGCAGAAAGCCGTCGGCAAGCTCGGCTCCGCACTGGGCGGGCATTCGCTCATCCTCCACAGCTCGAAGCTGCAGATCAAGGCGTGGGAGTCGATAGGACTGTCCGTGACCGATATCGCCGGGGACACGGCTCTCGCCGCCTACCTCCTCGTCCCCGATGCCCGTGCGTACGAGCTTGGGCAGATCGCCGCCGATCGCGCCGGAATCGACCTCAGCGAACCCGAATCCGATTCCGGGCAGCTCGCCCTCGCTCTCGACTCGGATGTCGCAGTGACCACGCACGGCCAGCGCGCCGCCGCCCTTCTCGAAGTCCACGAGGTGCTCGCGAAAGCCGTCGACGACGCGAACATGACGCAGGTGTACCGCGAGATCGAGCTGCCGCTCGTGCCCGTGCTCGCGCGCATGGAAGCGACGGGAATCGCTGTCGACGAGGCCGGACTGTCGAACCTCATCGACGAATTCACCAAGCAGGCCGAAGCCAGCGCTCAGGGGGCCTACGACGCAATCGGCCACGAGGTGAACCTCGGATCTCCCAAGCAGCTGCAGACCGTGCTCTTCGACGAGCTCGATATGCCCAAGACCAAGCGGACGAAGACCGGCTATACGACGGATGCCGAAGCGCTGGCCGAACTGTTCGTCAAGACCGAACACCCCTTCCTCCAGCACCTGCTGGCCTACCGGGATTCGACGAAGCTCAAGCAGACGGTCGTCGGACTGCTCAAGACCGTCGCCGACGACGGCCGCATCCACACCACGTACCAGCAGACCGTGGCCGCCACCGGTCGGCTCTCGTCATTGGACCCGAACCTGCAGAACATTCCGGTGCGGACCGAATCAGGTCGCCGCATCCGGGAGATCTTCATCGCCGACCCCGAGGTGTCGGGCGGGACTCTGCTCACCGCCGACTACTCGCAGATCGAAATGCGCATCATGGCTCACCTGTCCGGAGACGCCGCGCTCATCCAGGCGTTCAAGGACGGCGAGGACCTCCACTCCTATGTCGGCTCGAAGGTCTTCGGCGTCGGCATCGACGAAGTGGACTCGGAGATGCGTTCGAAGGTCAAGGCCATGTCCTACGGGCTGGTCTACGGGCTCTCCGCCTACGGGCTCTCTCGTCAGCTGGCGATCGGCGTCGACGAAGCCAAGGGGCTGATGGACCAGTACTTCGAACGCTTCGGAGCGGTCAAGGCCTACCTCGACGACATCGTCGAACAGGCCCGGGCGAAGGGGTTCACGGAGACCATCATGGGCCGCCGCCGCTATCTGCCGGCTCTCCACAGCGACCGTCGGCAGCTGCGCGACATGGCCGAACGCGCCGCACTCAACGCACCGATCCAGGGCTCGGCCGCCGACATCATGAAGATCGCCATGCTCAAGGTCGCCGAGCGGCTGAAAGACCTGCAGTCGCCGATGCTGCTGCAGGTCCATGACGAGATCATCGTCGACGTCCGTCCCGACGAGATCGATGAGGTGAGGACCATCGTCACCGAGGAGATGGGTTCGGCATTCGAACTCGATGTGCCCCTGGACGTCAACGTCGGCACCGGTCGCTCCTGGCACGCCGCCGCCCACTGA
- a CDS encoding PaaI family thioesterase translates to MLRPDVSLNAHTTPEEIDTLLEQLRAPGSGGELAERMGIEFVELAHDHVTATAPVVGNRQPMGLFHGGGHVVLAESLASMHSYLLSGGKNVVGVDLNATHLRAAREGVVTGRAEVLHQGRTIVSHEVKMTDEAGKLLSIVRITNMILKTEPKG, encoded by the coding sequence ATGCTGCGTCCCGACGTGTCCCTGAACGCTCACACCACACCTGAGGAGATCGACACGCTGCTCGAGCAGCTGCGTGCGCCGGGTTCCGGGGGTGAGCTGGCCGAGAGGATGGGGATCGAGTTCGTCGAACTCGCCCACGACCATGTCACGGCCACGGCTCCGGTCGTCGGCAATCGGCAGCCGATGGGTCTCTTCCACGGCGGCGGCCATGTCGTTCTCGCCGAATCGCTGGCCTCGATGCACTCGTATCTGCTCTCCGGCGGCAAGAACGTCGTCGGGGTCGATCTCAATGCCACTCATCTGCGTGCCGCTCGTGAGGGTGTGGTCACCGGACGCGCCGAGGTGCTCCATCAGGGACGCACGATCGTCTCCCATGAGGTGAAGATGACCGACGAGGCGGGAAAGCTGCTCTCGATCGTGCGGATCACGAACATGATCCTGAAGACCGAACCGAAGGGCTGA
- a CDS encoding ANTAR domain-containing response regulator, with amino-acid sequence MLSNSEESTSDESVPVRRVVVAEDEAVIRLDIVEMLREVGYDVVGEAADGESAIRLAEELRPDLVVMDIKMPILDGISAAERIARARIAPVVLLTAFSQKELVERARDAGAMAYVVKPFTSADLIPALEIALSRHAEISSLESEISDLTERFETRKLVERAKSLLQTSMGLSEPEAFRWIQKTSMDRRLTMREVAETVLKQIGTKK; translated from the coding sequence GTGCTTTCAAACAGCGAAGAATCAACTTCAGATGAGTCCGTGCCGGTCCGCCGCGTAGTCGTGGCCGAAGACGAGGCCGTGATTCGTCTCGATATCGTAGAAATGCTCCGCGAAGTCGGCTACGACGTCGTCGGTGAAGCTGCGGACGGCGAATCCGCCATCCGCCTGGCAGAGGAGCTGCGCCCGGACCTCGTCGTCATGGACATCAAGATGCCCATCCTCGACGGAATCTCCGCGGCCGAACGCATCGCTCGCGCCCGCATCGCCCCCGTCGTCCTGCTCACCGCCTTCTCGCAGAAGGAGCTTGTCGAGCGTGCCCGCGATGCCGGCGCCATGGCCTATGTCGTCAAGCCGTTCACCTCGGCGGACCTCATCCCGGCGCTGGAGATCGCGTTGTCGCGTCACGCCGAGATCAGCTCGCTCGAATCGGAGATCTCCGATCTCACCGAACGCTTCGAGACCCGCAAGCTCGTCGAGCGCGCCAAGAGCCTGCTGCAGACCTCCATGGGGCTGAGCGAACCGGAGGCCTTCCGGTGGATCCAGAAGACCTCGATGGACCGTCGCCTGACGATGCGCGAAGTCGCTGAGACCGTGCTCAAGCAGATCGGCACGAAGAAGTAA
- a CDS encoding dicarboxylate/amino acid:cation symporter: MRLPAWSKSFGVQVTIALIAGVILGLIARSWGPVSETTDNWLGQTLDTIGSSYVTLLKAAVVPLVITAIIASIGNLRKVTNAARLAMSTLLWFALTALIAVILGLIIGVVMQPGAHADAASLNAGAPDSQGSWLGFLTGLIPVNFLGLEVATGPDESGAVTSEVNFNILQLIIVSGAIGIAAVKVGKAAEPFLQFTEAALAVVQKVVWWIVRIAPIGTLGLIGNAVNSYGWSTMGSLLWFVVAVYIGLAIVFFIVYPALARANGLSVRQYFSGVWPATQMGFVSRSSIGTMPVTQKVATDNFGVPHSYAAFAVPFGATTKMDGCAAIYPAIAAVFVAQFFGIDLSLIQYLLIIFVAVIGSAATAGTTGATVMLTLTLSTLGLPLEGVGLLLAIEPIVDMGRTALNVSGQALVPAIVAKRHEILDVERYDAPRINGYVPTEEDADVEEPLTEEARSRN; the protein is encoded by the coding sequence ATGAGACTGCCCGCGTGGAGCAAGTCCTTCGGAGTGCAGGTGACCATCGCACTCATCGCCGGTGTCATCCTCGGGCTCATCGCCCGCTCATGGGGACCGGTCAGCGAAACGACTGACAACTGGCTCGGCCAGACCCTGGACACCATCGGCTCGTCGTACGTCACCCTGCTCAAAGCCGCCGTCGTACCGCTGGTGATCACCGCGATCATCGCGAGCATCGGCAACCTGCGCAAGGTCACCAATGCCGCCAGGCTCGCAATGTCGACGCTGCTGTGGTTCGCCCTCACCGCCCTCATCGCTGTCATCCTCGGACTCATCATCGGCGTCGTCATGCAGCCCGGCGCCCACGCCGATGCCGCTTCGCTCAACGCCGGTGCACCCGACTCCCAGGGCAGCTGGCTCGGCTTCCTCACCGGACTGATCCCGGTGAACTTCCTCGGGCTCGAGGTGGCCACCGGACCGGATGAGTCCGGAGCGGTCACCTCCGAGGTCAACTTCAACATCCTCCAGCTCATCATCGTCTCCGGTGCCATCGGCATCGCCGCGGTCAAGGTCGGTAAGGCCGCAGAGCCGTTCCTCCAGTTCACCGAGGCGGCCCTGGCCGTGGTGCAGAAGGTCGTCTGGTGGATCGTGCGCATCGCCCCGATCGGCACGCTCGGCCTCATCGGCAACGCCGTGAACTCCTACGGCTGGTCCACGATGGGGTCGCTGCTGTGGTTCGTCGTCGCCGTCTACATCGGCCTCGCGATCGTGTTCTTCATCGTCTATCCGGCCCTGGCTCGCGCCAACGGGCTGTCGGTGCGCCAGTACTTCTCCGGAGTCTGGCCGGCCACTCAGATGGGCTTCGTCTCCCGGTCGTCGATCGGCACCATGCCCGTGACGCAGAAGGTCGCCACCGACAACTTCGGGGTGCCCCACTCCTACGCCGCCTTCGCCGTGCCCTTCGGTGCGACGACGAAGATGGACGGCTGCGCTGCGATCTACCCGGCCATCGCCGCGGTGTTCGTCGCCCAGTTCTTCGGCATCGACCTCTCCCTCATCCAGTATCTGCTCATCATCTTCGTCGCCGTCATCGGTTCGGCTGCCACGGCTGGCACGACGGGTGCGACCGTGATGCTCACCCTGACCCTGTCGACTCTGGGTCTGCCGCTCGAGGGCGTCGGACTGCTCCTGGCCATCGAGCCGATCGTGGACATGGGCCGCACCGCGCTCAACGTCTCCGGTCAGGCGCTCGTCCCGGCCATCGTGGCCAAGCGGCATGAGATCCTGGACGTCGAACGCTACGATGCCCCGCGCATCAACGGCTACGTTCCGACCGAAGAGGACGCAGATGTCGAGGAGCCCCTCACCGAGGAGGCCCGCAGCCGGAATTGA